GCTCTATAATGGCCACAACGACAGCAAACGGAACACTGGCTCCATCTACAATTTGGAAAGTTATAGCCGCATCAAGTGCGGGAACTTTGATTGAGTGGTATGACTTCTATATTTTCGGCAGTTTAGCAACTATCATCTCTGCACAATTTTTTCCCAAAGGTCATGAAACAGCCGCATTGCTTGGTACGTTAGCGACTTTTGCTACGGGTTTCATCGTTCGTCCCTTCGGCGCCTTGGTCTTCGGGCGGGTGGGTGACGTTGTCGGTCGTAAGTATGCCTTTATGGTGACACTGCTTATTATGGGGCTTGCGACGACTGCCATCGGTTTACTGCCCAACTTTGAACAAATTGGTTTTCTAGCCCCTGTACTTCTTTTGGTTTTGCGACTTCTTCAGGGATTGGCCCTGGGCGGAGAGTACGGCGGTGCTGCGACCTATGTGGCGGAACACAGCCCGGATGGCAAACGCGGCTATTACACCAGTTTTATTCAAACAACAGCGACTCTGGGATTGTTTGTCTCCCTGGGGGTTATTTTAGTCACGCGTCTTAATATGGCAGATGCCAGCTTTAAAGACTGGGGCTGGCGCATTCCTTTTTTATTATCTGTTGTTCTGGTGATTGTCTCTTACATGATTCGTCGGAAAATGTCTGAGTCACCGGTTTTTATGAAAATGAAAGAAGAGGGTAAGGCTTC
The nucleotide sequence above comes from Bdellovibrio svalbardensis. Encoded proteins:
- a CDS encoding MFS transporter, whose translation is MATTTANGTLAPSTIWKVIAASSAGTLIEWYDFYIFGSLATIISAQFFPKGHETAALLGTLATFATGFIVRPFGALVFGRVGDVVGRKYAFMVTLLIMGLATTAIGLLPNFEQIGFLAPVLLLVLRLLQGLALGGEYGGAATYVAEHSPDGKRGYYTSFIQTTATLGLFVSLGVILVTRLNMADASFKDWGWRIPFLLSVVLVIVSYMIRRKMSESPVFMKMKEEGKASKRPLHDSFMHPQNRRLVILALLGATAGQGVVWYTGQFYALYYLQTVLKVDFVLANQIIAVALLLGTPFFVVFGALSDKIGRKPIMMAGCLIAALSYYPIYQGMEFYSDWSAANPTAAGINPNVAMLTFLVWIQVMFVTMVYGPIAAFLVELFPVQIRYTSMSLPYHIGNGVFGGLVPFIGTALVASTGNHFAGLAYPISIAVMTFIIGTIYIKENRNVQWHGPTKT